The following is a genomic window from Pseudomonas sp. FP2335.
ACAGATCGGGCTGGCTGTCCACATACCCCGGCGTGCTGTGGGCTTGTAGCACCCAATGCTCGCGGGCGCTGTGCATGAAGAAGGCGTTTTCGATGGCCTCGGCACTTTGCGCCACCAACTGCCGCACCAGGTGCTGGCTGCGCCGGTCATCCGGGGATTTCAGCGCCGAGGCGTCCATGACCCCGAGCAGGTTGCCCTGGGGGTCGAAGATCGGCGCGGCGGAGCAAGTCAGGCCGATGAAGGCCGCGCGGAAGTGATCGCGCTTGTGCACCGTCACCGCCGCCTTGCTGGTCAGCACCGTGGCCACGCCGCAGGTGCCTTCTTCGGCTTCCGACCAGCAGGTGCCCAGGTACAGGCCGGCCTTGCGGCAGTCGGTGCGGATCGAAGTGTCCACGCGGTGGTCGATGGTCTGGCCCTGGGCGTCGGTGAGCATCACGCAATAATCGGCCTGGCGCACACGGTGGTGCAGTTGGCCGACGGCTTCAGCGGCGATGCGCATGAACAGTTCGGCGCGCTCGCGGCATTCCTTGAGCAAGGGTTCACTGAGGATGCGTGGCCCCTGCAAGGAACCGGGGTCGAGGTGATGTTGTTCCATGGAGCGCCGCCACGAATCGAAGATCAGCGACGGCACCGGCGCCTGGGGCAGGCGGTCGGCATTGCGGACCACGCGACTGACGCAGTCGACGTGTTCCCTGGAGTTCGCGGCGAGCATAAGGCCTCCGGTTCTCGATCTTTGTTGTTATGCCCGCCATTAAGCGCGCATGCGTCGGGTCGGACAAGCGCGGCCTGACCAACAGCCCGGGATGAGACGCGGCGTCTCAGCAAGCCTGAGACGCGAGCTGCGCGGTGCAATCTGCCGTCTCATTCTGCGGTGGCTTACCGCACCGCCACAACTGCTCTGGATCAAGGCTTTGCCAGGTTTTTTCGCGCCTTGGCACAGGCTGTGCTGAAGGCCCTGTAGCTGAATACCCTCAGCCTTTTGTGTGTCGAGACAACCTGGAGAACAACAAGATGTCCACTCACCTGTCCACCGATCAATTGCTGCATGCCTACACCGTGATGCGCACCATCCGTGATTTCGAAGAGCGCTTGCACGTGGAATTCGCCACCGGCGAGATCCCCGGTTTCGTGCACCTGTACGCCGGCCAGGAGGCCAGTGCCGCCGGGGTCATGGCCCACCTCAACGATGAAGATTGCATCGCCTCCAACCACCGTGGTCACGGTCACTGCATCGCCAAGGGCGTGGACGTGTTCGGCATGATGGCCGAGATCTACGGCAAGAAAACCGGCGTGTGCGGCGGCAAGGGCGGCTCCATGCACATTGCCGACCAGGAGAAGGGCATGCTCGGCGCCAACGGCATCGTCGGCGCGGGTGCGCCGCTGGCGGCCGGTGCCGCGCTGGCGTCCAAGCTCAAGGGTAGCCAGGGCGTGGCGGTGGCCTTTTTTGGCGACGGCGGCTCCAACGAGGGCGCGGTGTTCGAAGCGATGAACCTGGCCGCGATCATGAAGTTGCCATGCCTGTTCGTTGCCGAAAACAACGGTTATGCCGAGGCCACCGGCTCTGGTTGGTCGGTGGCGTGCAAGGACATCGCCGAGCGTGCCGTGGGCTTTGGCATGCCGGGGGTGATTGTCGATGGCAATGATTTTTTCGCCGTGCACGCCGCCCTCGGCGTTGCCGTCGAACGTGCGCGCAAGGGCGAGGGGCCAACGTTGGTGGAAGTGAAACTGAGCCGCTTCTACGGCCACTTCGAAGGCGATGCGCAAACCTATCGCGGCCCCGATGAAGTGAAGAACCTGCGCGACACCGCCGACTGCCTGGCGCTGTTCCGCCAACGCTGCACCGCCGAGGGCTGGCTGGAAGCAGCGCAATTGGAGCGCATCGACGGCGAAGTCGCGCAACTGATCGAAGACGCCGTGCGTCGCGCCAAGTCCGACCCCAAGCCCCAGGCCGCCGACCTGCTCAGTGATGTCTACGTCGCCTACCGCTAATAACAATAATCCGTGGAGAGAATCTTATGGCTCGCAAAATCAGCTATCAGCAGGCAATCAACGAAGCCCTGGCCCAGGAAATGCGCCGTGACAAGAGCGTGTTCATCATCGGCCAGGACGTTTCCGGTGGCACCGGATCGCCCGGCGAACAAGACGCCTGGGGCGGTGTGCTCGGCGTGACCAAGGGCCTGTACCCGGAATTTCCCGAGCGCGTGCTGGACGCGCCGCTGTCCGAGGTCGGCTACGTTGGCATGGCGGTCGGCGCCGCCACCCGAGGCATGCGTCCGGTGTGCGAATTGATGTTCGTTGACTTTATCGGTTGCTGCCTCGACCAACTGCTCAACCAGGCGGCCAAATTCCGCTACATGTTCGGCGGCAAGACCACCACGCCGCTGGTGATCCGCGCCATGTACGGCGCCGGCCTGCGCGCGGCGGCCCAGCATTCGCAGATGCTCACCTCGATGTGGACGCACATCCCTGGCCTGAAGGTGGTGTGCCCGGCCACGCCGTATGACGCCAAGGGCATGTTGATCCAGGCAATCCGCGACAACGACCCGGTGATCTTCCTTGAGCACAAGATGCTCTACAGCCTGCAAGGTGAAGTCCCGGAAGAGCTCTACACCGTGCCCTTCGGCGAAGCCAACTTTGTACGCGAAGGCAAGGATGTCACCCTGGTGACCTACGGGCGCATGCTGCATGTCGCCCTGGAAGCCGCGACCAACCTGGCGCGCCAGGGCATCGACTGCGAAGTGCTGGACCTGCGCACCACCAGCCCGTTGGACGAAGACAGCATCCTCGAAAGCGTGGAAAAAACCGGGCGACTGGTGGTGATCGATGAGTCCAACCCACGCTGTTCCATCGCTACCGATATCAGCGCGTTGGTGGCGCAGCGCGCGTTTTCTTGCCTGCGTGCGCCGATTGAAATGGTCACCGCGCCGCACACGCCGGTGCCGTTCTCCGATGCGCTGGAAGACCTGTACATCCCCAACGCCGCGAAGATCGAAGCCGCCGTGCTGAAGATCGCCGACAAGAGGAATGCCGCATGATCCATACCTTGACCATGCCCAAGTGGGGGCTGTCGATGACCGAGGGGCGTATCGACGTCTGGCTCAAGCAACCCGGCGACCGGGTAGAGAAGGGCGAGGAAGTGCTCGATGTGGAGACCGACAAGATTTCCAGCAGCGTCGAGGCGCCGTTCAGTGGCGTGTTGCGCCGGGTCCTGGCGCTGAGCGACGAGACCTTGCCGGTGGGCGCGTTGCTGGGGATTGTGGTGGACGGTGACGCCAGCGAAGCGGAGATCGACGCGGTGATCGACAGCTTCAATGCCGGGTTTGTGTCCAATGCGGCCGAGGCCGAAGCGTCGGGGCCGAGTGCGCAGAAGGTCGAGATCGGCGGGCGCCTGCTGCGTTATCTCGACCTGGGCGAGGGCGGCACGCCGCTGGTGCTGGTGCACGGTTTTGGCGGCGACCTGAACAACTGGCTGTTCAACCAACCGGCGTTGGCCGCCGAGCGCCGGGTGATCGCCCTGGACTTACCGGGGCACGGAGAGTCGGGCAAGCAGTTGCACACAGGGGACGCCGAGGAGTTGAGCCAGGCCGTGCTCGACCTGCTCGATCATCTGCGGTTGGACCGCGTGCACCTGGCCGGGCATTCCATGGGCGGGTTGGTGTCGCTGACGGTTGCCGACCGCGCGCCCGCACGCATTGCCTCGCTGGCGCTGATCGCCAGCGCTGGGTTGGGCACGGACATCAATGGTGAGTATCTGCAAGGCTTTGCCGAGGCGAACAATCGCAATGCCCTCAAGCCGCAACTGACTCAACTGTTCAGCGATCCCGCACTGGTGACGCGGCAGATGCTGGAGGACATGCTCAAGTTCAAGCGTTTGGAAGGGGTGGATCAGGCGTTGCGCCAGCTCAATGGGGCGCTGTTTGAAGGGGGACAGCAACGGCTGGACCTGCGCCATGTGGTCGGTCGCCAATCGAGCCTGGTGATCTGGGGCAGTGATGATGCAATCATCCCGGTGCGCCATGCACAGGGGCTGGAGGCGCAGGTGGAAGTGCTGCCGGGGCAGGGGCATATGGTGCAGTTGGAGGCGGCTGAACAGGTGAACCAGCTTATGGCGACCTTCCTCAAATCCCAAGCCTGACAACACTCTAAATGTGGGAGCAGGCAAGCCAGCTCCCACAGTTTTTGACCGTGTTTTAACCTTGGCGCCTTAGGGGTTCACTGGGATGGTGCGCTGAGATGCCACATTGTGGAGGGCGCATCAGGACACTTGGTCAGCCTTATGGCATACAGGACGATGGCAGCGTGAGATGAACCTCGATTCGTCTTGCTGCTTGGACGTAGGCGGCTGCAATCATACAGGGATTGGTTGCGGCTATGCACCAGTCCAGATAGGGGGTGGGGTCTAT
Proteins encoded in this region:
- a CDS encoding thiamine pyrophosphate-dependent dehydrogenase E1 component subunit alpha, translating into MSTHLSTDQLLHAYTVMRTIRDFEERLHVEFATGEIPGFVHLYAGQEASAAGVMAHLNDEDCIASNHRGHGHCIAKGVDVFGMMAEIYGKKTGVCGGKGGSMHIADQEKGMLGANGIVGAGAPLAAGAALASKLKGSQGVAVAFFGDGGSNEGAVFEAMNLAAIMKLPCLFVAENNGYAEATGSGWSVACKDIAERAVGFGMPGVIVDGNDFFAVHAALGVAVERARKGEGPTLVEVKLSRFYGHFEGDAQTYRGPDEVKNLRDTADCLALFRQRCTAEGWLEAAQLERIDGEVAQLIEDAVRRAKSDPKPQAADLLSDVYVAYR
- a CDS encoding alpha-ketoacid dehydrogenase subunit beta, with protein sequence MARKISYQQAINEALAQEMRRDKSVFIIGQDVSGGTGSPGEQDAWGGVLGVTKGLYPEFPERVLDAPLSEVGYVGMAVGAATRGMRPVCELMFVDFIGCCLDQLLNQAAKFRYMFGGKTTTPLVIRAMYGAGLRAAAQHSQMLTSMWTHIPGLKVVCPATPYDAKGMLIQAIRDNDPVIFLEHKMLYSLQGEVPEELYTVPFGEANFVREGKDVTLVTYGRMLHVALEAATNLARQGIDCEVLDLRTTSPLDEDSILESVEKTGRLVVIDESNPRCSIATDISALVAQRAFSCLRAPIEMVTAPHTPVPFSDALEDLYIPNAAKIEAAVLKIADKRNAA
- a CDS encoding acetoin dehydrogenase dihydrolipoyllysine-residue acetyltransferase subunit; protein product: MIHTLTMPKWGLSMTEGRIDVWLKQPGDRVEKGEEVLDVETDKISSSVEAPFSGVLRRVLALSDETLPVGALLGIVVDGDASEAEIDAVIDSFNAGFVSNAAEAEASGPSAQKVEIGGRLLRYLDLGEGGTPLVLVHGFGGDLNNWLFNQPALAAERRVIALDLPGHGESGKQLHTGDAEELSQAVLDLLDHLRLDRVHLAGHSMGGLVSLTVADRAPARIASLALIASAGLGTDINGEYLQGFAEANNRNALKPQLTQLFSDPALVTRQMLEDMLKFKRLEGVDQALRQLNGALFEGGQQRLDLRHVVGRQSSLVIWGSDDAIIPVRHAQGLEAQVEVLPGQGHMVQLEAAEQVNQLMATFLKSQA